tggttttattttattatgttATTTAATCTCATGATATTGGGGTTCATTCATAAAACGTCATACTAAGCCTTTGAGACTTAACCATAACTGCTCTAAATAGAAAGCTGATTTTGTACTTTTTTCCTTCCATCGTGACAATGTACTGACTTTgaatgcatgtttgtttgtgttgttgcagCATAACTTGTGTATTTCATGTTTCAGGAGCAACTGAGGACACAGCTGGCCAAGCTGAAAGAAAAGATGAAGAAGCATAAAGAAACTAAACTAATCAGTGATGAAACAGCAAAACACATTAAGGTAAAGAGATGACTCACAGAGGATATGCTAGTGCCATTTTGTATGTAAAATATTGTATATGCATGATTTTGACATTTTGTGCTATGTAAGACACACAGGCCCTAAACACAGAGAAGCAGATCAAGAAGGAGTTTAAGAAGCTTCACCAGTTTCTACGAGATGAAGAGGCAGCCAGGATAGCTgcactgagggaggaagaggagcagaagagtcagatgatgaaggagaagatTGAGAAGATGTACAGGGAGGTCTCATCTCTCTCAATCACAATCACAGACATGGAGGAGCAGATAAATGCTGATGACCTCACATTCTTGCAGGTAAGAACCCTCCcctcacatctcacacacacatacacacacacagacactcacactcacacacacatacacacacagacactcacacacacacacacacacgcgcacacacacacacacacacagctgcacattGTTCATGTTTAATCAGTTGGTCTATGGTCATGTAGTGTTGGTGATTTCCATTGAGTGTGGCATTAGTGTggtgatcctgtgtgtgtgtgtgtgtgtgtgtgtgtgtgagagcatgtgcaTGTGTCGTCATCATAacggcagaaaaaaaaaaacacattccgTTTCTTTTGCTGTTTCACAGAACTACAAGAGCACAGTTGAAAGGTGAGTGATCTGCCTCCTGTCTCTATCTTCTCTGTGGTTCTGAACCCAAATCCACAGCAGCACTGACTCCTGAATGTTATTCCAGAGCCCAGTGCACACTGCAGGATCCAGAGAGGGTTTCAGGAGTTCTGATCAAtgtggcaaagcacctgggcAACCTGAAGTTCAGAGTCTGGGAGAAGATGCAGGAAACTGTTCATTACAGTAAGtacattagagagagagagagagagagagagagagagagagagagagagagagaggctatttACTTTAGAGGCCCAATATTGTTGAATATAGTGaaaatgctcacacacacaccgaaactCAAGCACACACTGCTGTGACTCTGACTAGTGTTCTGTGCAGTTATGTCAATAGAGATTAATTatgtactatatatatatatatatatatcaaatatattgcACAGGTTTATGGGCAGATTATGGAATATATAGAAATATAATGTGTAGTATTGGATGTTAGCAGTGCAAGGGCATTGATGAAACAGTGCAAAAGTAAACAAGTAACAGCTAAAGTGCAAATACTAGACAGGAGGTGTAGTTTTGTTACAGCCTCTGGAATGAAGCTGTACCTGGGCCTGCTGGTGCAGGAGCGCAGGCTCCTCTGCCACCTGCCAGATGGGAGTAGAAAAGACCATGTTTGGATGGGTGGAATCCTTGACAATGGATTTGGCTTTGTTTGTACAGCTTTTATGATCTGGGTTGTGGATGGAGGGAGTTGGGAGCCAATAGTGGGCAGATTTCACTACTTTTTGCAGTGCCTTGCGATCGGCAGCGTTGCAGTTGCCGTACCATACAGAGATGCAGTTAGTGAGTATGCTCTCAATGGTACAACTGTAGAAGTCTGTTAGAAACCTAGGACGTGGGTGTGCTTTCTTAAGGGTTCGTAGAAAGTGAAGGCGCTGATGTGCCTTCTTTACCAGACTGGAGGAGTTGAGAGACCAAGAAAGATTTTCTGTGATGTGGACCCCAAGGAACTTAAAGCTAGACACACGAGGGGGTATGTGCCTTGTTCTTGGTTCTCCTGAAGTCCACATTGATCTTCTGAGTGTTGAATGCCAGGTTATTGTTGCACACAGTGGCGCACTTTGTCAACAGGCAAGGCAGGCAACTGCCCCGAGCCGCTAGGGGGCCCACGACCGGGTCTCAGTGCATTTGCCGGTGGATCAAGCAAGAATTTCGTCCATAGAGATTGAATGATGTATTTTGCGTGCTCCTGTCCTGTTGTACAAACAATACATCTGTACATATGCAGGCCCTATGCTATGGCCTTATAAACAGCGGATCTGTGttcaaaagagttcaaagaatccgcacatatttaggctactgtggtaAACGTCAATCGAGGGTGCAGTGATGATGGATTAACATTGGAGTTTggcatttagcctactcaatgaagttatagtaggctaatgttaattggcagaaagattgaacatggtttgctacatctatatgacagtaaacttcagctagctagcgacagttacaactagttaagcaaggagatggttaacgttatgtttgtattagggctgtcagccATAACATGTTAATCGCGATGCAGTAAGGACCAACAAGCATACGCATACATtttttagaacccgattgacgcaaagtgcgtcaaaaaacacaccctttttAGTTGTTATAAAGGCGGTGCATATAGAGCACATGCTCCAGcaacaaaaaatacacacaagtacaaataatacacacacacaaatgtgctcacacacacacaaatgatttAGTCATTGGAATGAAGTGGTTATGTGCATTAAGAGTTgagggctgtctgtgtgtgtgtgtctgtgtgtgtatgtgtgttctctTCTCACtgttctcatttctctctgcagctcctgtAACTCTGGATCCCAACACTGCAGACCCACAACTCATCCTGTCTGAGGATCTGACCAGTGTGAGATGTGGTGATGAGGAACAGCAGCTTCCTGATAACCCAGAGCGGTTTGATGTGTATCCCACTGTCCTGGGCTCTGAGGGCTTTAACTCAGGGACTCACTGCTGGGATGTGGAGGTTGGAGAGAACACAcagtggtgggtgggtgtgaaGACAGAGTCGGCCCCGAGGAAGGGAGAATATTTCGGCCCTGTGAGTGGAGAGTTACATCTGGAGTATTGTGATGGTGAATATACAGGACAAGCTCCATCACAGCCTCATCATTTCCTCACAGTGAAGCTGAAACTCCAGAGGATCAGATTGCAGCTGGACTGGGACAGAGGAGAGCTGTCATTCTCTGACCCTGATagtaacacacacctacacactctcagacacactttCACTGAGAGAGTGTTTCCATACATTAACACTGGTGAATTTCCAATGAGGATCTTACCCATGAAGATCTCAGTCAGTAAGAGTAGAGCAGCCCATATACTATAGAGCTGATAGTGTCTCTGTGTGGACCAGAACTGATCAGCATGAGGAGATGAGAATCAGTTAGAGGAGAGAAAACACCAGCATCACTTAATGGATGTCACTGTATAAAATATGTTCCATTGTTTCCATTGAGACACTATGGTACAGTAAAGTCATTTAACTCAGTGCTGTTTCAAATCAATGTACCTAATCATAGAGATCATTCAAATGTGTTTTATGTTACTAATAATGAAATCATATTGTGAACATGCAGTAGTTGAGAGTATGTGATCAATGCCCAAAGGTCAAGGTGATGTATTTTTAACTCCTGTTATTATATCCGTGCACCAGGAGGCCCTCCCTCTGCATCTACAGTAAAAATGAGTGAAAATATGACTTTACCCAGTGAACAATTAATGCTAAAATCAATGTGTTCTTCAATATGCTGTTATTCATGTTCCAGTGCCTTACACAGGCCTCACTAATTGTGTTCAGGATCATGTATGAGGCAGAACTAACTAATACTGAGCAGCCATGAGCCTGTTATGGGACCACACAAACATTAGTaagggaacacacacaaatgtctaacacacacacacattgggctCTATCTTGCGTCCTAGCGCAATTggctttgtatactcgcgcttttgtctttcctattttgcagtcagcgcatattggaattttccctccacaggtacgtgcctgtaaattagggaattcgattgcgcccacgggggcgcttcagcgaaaagacggggcgtgttccggcgcaaacgttcactgttgatattttgcagtttcagaaa
The sequence above is a segment of the Alosa sapidissima isolate fAloSap1 chromosome 2, fAloSap1.pri, whole genome shotgun sequence genome. Coding sequences within it:
- the LOC121695722 gene encoding LOW QUALITY PROTEIN: zinc-binding protein A33-like (The sequence of the model RefSeq protein was modified relative to this genomic sequence to represent the inferred CDS: inserted 2 bases in 1 codon) → MASMRCFTEEDFSCPVCRAIFKDPVIMKCSHSVCKVCLQQFWEIKXICRKRFTNSNPQLNLDLKNLCETYLQQRSHRASAGSEVLCSLHSERLKLFCLGDKQPVCLVCRDSREHKNHNFSPVVEVTRDYKEQLRTQLAKLKEKMKKHKETKLISDETAKHIKVQALNTEKQIKKEFKKLHQFLRDEEAARIAALREEEEQKSQMMKEKIEKMYREVSSLSITITDMEEQINADDLTFLQNYKSTVERAQCTLQDPERVSGVLINVAKHLGNLKFRVWEKMQETVHYTPVTLDPNTADPQLILSEDLTSVRCGDEEQQLPDNPERFDVYPTVLGSEGFNSGTHCWDVEVGENTQWWVGVKTESAPRKGEYFGPVSGELHLEYCDGEYTGQAPSQPHHFLTVKLKLQRIRLQLDWDRGELSFSDPDSNTHLHTLRHTFTERVFPYINTGEFPMRILPMKISVSKSRAAHIL